The Erwinia billingiae Eb661 nucleotide sequence CGAAAGAGAGCGACCCGGTGGATACCAATGCGGAAAGTCGCCTGCACCGTGCCGATGCGCGCGATGTGGCGCGTAAAAGCATTGTGCTGTTAAAGAACCGTCTGGAAACCTTGCCGCTGAAGAAATCCGGCACCGTGGCGCTGATTGGGCCACTGGCCGACAGCCAGCGTGACATTATGGGCAGCTGGTCTGCCGCCGGTAAGGCTAATCAGTCGGTCAGCGTATTGCAGGGGGTGAAAAATGCCCTCGGCGATAAGGCGACGGTGCTGTATGCCAAAGGCGCCAATATTACCGACAACAAAGCGATTCAGGACTTCCTCAACCAGTATGAGAAAGGCTCGGTGATCGTCGATCCGCGCACGCCGAAGCAGATGCTGGATGAAGCGGTGGCCACCGCGAAAAAAGCGGACGTGATCGTGGCGGTCGTGGGCGAGTCGCAGGGGATGGCGCATGAGGCATCCAGCCGCAGCGATATCACCATTCCGCCAAGCCAGCTGACGCTGATTGATGCGTTAAAAGCCACCGGCAAACCGCTGGTGCTGGTGATGATGAATGGTCGTCCGCTGGCGATGGTGAAAGAGAATATGCAGGCGGATGCGCTGCTGGAAAGCTGGTTCAGCGGCACCGAAGGCGGTAACGCCATTGCCGATGTGCTGTTTGGTGATTACAACCCGTCGGGCAAACTGCCGATGTCCTTCCCGCGCTCGGTTGGTCAGATCCCGATTTACTACAATCACCTGAACACCGGTCGTCCGTATGACTTCACCAGACCGAACAAGTACACCTCGCATTATTACGATGCGGCTAACGGTCCACTGTTCCCGTTTGGATATGGTCTGAGCTACACCACCTTTACGCTGTCGCCAGTGAAAATGTCCGCTGCCACCATGCCACGTAATGGCACGGTGAATGCCAGCGTGACGGTGACCAATACCGGCGATCGTGATGGTGCCACCGTGGTGCAGATGTATCTGCATGACGAGATGGCGAGCATCAGCCGCCCGGTGAAAGAGCTGAAGGGCTTTAAGCGCATCATGCTGAAAGCGGGTGAGTCGCAGACGGTGACCTTCCCGATTGATGTTAACGCGCTGAAGTTCTGGAACGCGAAGATGCAACAGGTGGCTGAACCGGGTAAATTCAATGTGATGATCGGGCTGGATTCTGCCCGCACCACCGATGCGGAATTCACCTACCTGTAACGGTTCGCACATCCTGAGCGCATAAACCGGATAAAAGCGTTACGCCGGTTAATGCCACACTCTGAGGGACGAATTTATTCGTCCCTTTGTTTATTTAACAGGAATCTAGCACCCTTATGCCTTCGTTTCGCGACAGAATTCAGCAACAGGTCTTTCGATTAAATGGGCTGGCAATGAACGAATTCGACCTCTCAACGCCTGCGGGCGATCCGGGCTTATATGGCCCTGACAGCGTGATCTGGCGGGTACACGGTGATTTTTCCTCCATGCTGTGCGGCGGCATATCGGCGCTGCTGATGCAGATGCTGCATCCGCTGGCGCTGGCCGGCGTGTGGGATCACTCGACTTTCCGTTCGGATATGATGGGAAGACTGCGGCGGACCAGCCAGTTTATCGCCGTCACCACCTTTGGTAACACGGTGGATGCCCAGACGCTGATTGAGCGGGTCAGGCGCATCCATTTGCAGGTTACCGGCGTCGATGCGCAGGGTGTTGAATACGCCGCCAGCGATCCCCGTTTACTGACCTGGGTGCATGTGGCCGAAACCAGCCGTTTCCTGGCCTCGCACGTACGTTATAAAAACCCGCAGCTCAGTCTGGCCGAGCAGGACCGCTATTACGCCGAAGCCGCCGTGGTCGCCGAAGCGCTGGGCGCTGAGCAGGTGCCGAAATCGGTTGAGGACGTGGAGGCCTATCTGCTGGCGATGCAGCCCCAGCTGCGCTGCGACGAACGCACCCGCGAAGTATTGTCGATACTGATGAATGCGCCGGCACCGAGCTGGCAGGCACGTCCGGCGATGAAGGCAATGCTGATGGCCGGCATAGAGCTGCTGCCAGAATGGGCGCAGCAGCAGTTCGGCTTTCGCTTTTCCCCGTTGCGCCGCCGCCTGATCCGCCTGCGTATCAACCTGCTGGCAAAAGCCCTGCGCTGGTCCATCCGCCGGGGTGCCTATCAACGCGCAATGCAGCGGATGGGCAGGGAGGTTTAGCGTTTATCCCGTAAGGACGGGATAAACCTGATTATCAGAACTCGCGTTTAACGATGATATAGCCGTTAAATCTTACGCTGCATTCGTCATCACTGGCGAGTGTCGAGACTAAAAAGACGTTTTGCTTTTTTTCCTTATTCTCGAAGGTAAACTTTATTATCAGATTGCGGACGTTATGTTCCGAAAATATCTCTTTATAGCTTTTGAGCGACGTCCAATTATTGGGCGCTTCGTTGTATGACTGTAGCGCATACTGTGATGCCAGTCGGTTAGTGATGGGGTTATTGTAAATCAGCTCTGTTGTGGTTTTTTCTTTAACAATACTGTCAGTGTCTATCCTCATGGACCGGGACATTTCATCCATCATGATGCTAGCCGTGCCCGACTGCGGGGCTTTGCAATTGTTATCTTCGGGTGTGTCTGCCCAGGCGGGGCAGGAAAATATAATCGAAGCGAGTAATAATCTCTTCATTCAACAATGACCTCCTTATCAAGCATGGCTAAAGCCCTGGATTTCCCTAGAGGTAAAGGGCCATTATTTACTTCTCCCGCATCATCAATATCCTTATATCTTATGAATGTGCGCCGTGGAATATCCGGCCTTCTGCCGGGTTGTTTATTAACCTCGATCAAGATTGACCGTTTTATTGGAAAGATTCGGAGGGTTTTACGACGCGTTTATCATTTTTGAGACTTTTACCCTTGCTCCGACGTGGCACATCGGGACATCCTGCCCTATTCTCCGGGAAAAGGATCCCCCTACATCCATTGTCGAGGCTTTATGACACAGTCGTACCGGATTGCTGAAGTCCACAATCAGCAACAAACGCTGATCGCCAGGGTTGAACAGGATGAGCGTACCGCCTATTTCTATCTGTGGCCTGCCGAAGGGTTCCGCAGCCAGTTTGCGGTGCGCGGCTGCTGGTTGCGCAACCTGTTGCCTGCCCCTGCCAGCGAAGACCTCGCGTCGATGGAGCAGGGGATCCCGCCGTTACTTAGCGCTGAATACTGCCGCACCTTGCAGGCCGAACCGATGCTCGATCCTGCCGGGTTACAGATTATCTGGGAGCCAGCCGATGACGGCGCGGCGCTGTGGTATCAGGGGCAATTACTGGCGGTGATCCCTGGCTGGAGCCTCTATCAAAACAAGCAGGTTAGCTTCTCTGCCGGCTGCATAAAAGAGAACCGGCTGACCGCGCCGTTAGGTTCGGCCTCCACCAACGATTACTACGCTCAGGCTGAAAAGCACCGCCATTTCTGGCGTGACTGGCATGACGGTCATCTGTGGGACCCGATGCAGCGCGAAATGATCGCCTGCTACGAAGCGCAGTACGGGGAATCCCTCAAGTACTACTCCATCGACCAGGGAAACTGGCCGCCGATGGCGATCTCACAACATTATCATCAGGGCAGTTGGTATTTCCTGACCCTGGGGATGAGCATCCGCCCGATGCCGTGGGTTGATTTTCTGTTTGAGGATCTGGCCGGGCAACACCGCCGCGTTGAGCTGGCGATGGCCATCGATGCTGAGGTCATGACCGAAGAAAACGCGGTACAGATGGCCAGCGCACTGGCCAGCTTCGCGCATTTCCCCTGGGCGCGTCTCAGCTGGTTGGGCGAAGGCCATACGCTGGAATCGTCGGTGGCACCGGTCGGCTTTGAAGGCTTCCTGATCTCAGGTGAACTGAGCGGCGAAGCAGGGCAGTTCAAATTGCCGAAACGCGACGGCGAGAAGGTCAACCTGCTGTGGACCACGCCGGTCACCACCGCTGAACGTGAACTGGCCGAAGCGGAAGAGAGCGGCGGCAACCAGCTGGTGGAAAGATTGCGTCAGGAAGGCTGTAACCACGTTTTCCGCCCCCGTCCGCAGGTGGTTGATTCACAGAATTAAATTCTGCCAGGCGATCCGATCGGGTCGCGTCAGCAAAACATTTGTCTGAAATGAGACCGATGTCACATCAAGTTTCCCTGTCAGCGGCCGTTAACCCGATCAGGCAATTGTGCCTGATTGAGTTGAGTGGGGCTCGTCATGTTGAAAACAACCCAGGCCAGATTTACCCTCCTGATCGTCGGCTTTTTTGCGTTACTGCTGTTGATCACGGTAGTGGTGATTAAAATGTTTGTTGCGCCCCAGCTCACGACCAATGAGAGTCGTCTGGTGCGTTATGAAGTGGAAACGATCGGTGCACGCATTACTGAAATGATGAACCGTATCCAGGCGCAACAGCGCAGCATCACGGAATCCGCTGCGGTGCTCGACAGCGCGGCTATCGACACCGTGTTACCGGCGTTAGTGAACCAGTATCAGGACGTTAACGTGTTTGGCGGCGGCATCTGGCCACTGCCAAAAATGCGTGATGCGGCGAAAGATAAGTTCAGTACGTTTTTTGCCCGTGACAGCAGCAACACCCTGCAGGTCAACACCTTCTGGAACTCCGCCGAAGCGCCAAATTACTATGAGCAGTCGTGGTATAAAGACGGCCTGGCGGCGGCCAAAGGCCAGTGTGCCTGGGCGAAAGCCTATCAGGATGCGGCCAGCCCTCAACCCCGTACCAACTGCGCGATGGGCATCTATCGCAACGGCGCAGCCTGGGGCGTTGCCACCATCGACGTGACGCTGGGCTTCTTCAACCATCTGGCGAAAGAGATGGGCGATGCGGTGCAGGGCCAGGTGCTGATTGTCGAAGCTGACGGCAAGGTCGTTGGCGATGCCAGCCTGATCGACAGCACGCCAAAACTGCGTAACCTCAGTGAGCTGACCACGCCAATGGCGGCATCCCTGCGCACCGCGCTGACATCGGCCGGCAGCGAAGCGTCGCAGAGCACCTATGACGGTGAAGACGGCAACCATACGCTGTTTGTGCAGCAGATCAGCGGCAGCCCGTGGTTTATCGCCAGCGACGTCCCGACGGCGTTACTGTCCAAACAGACCAACTCGATCCTGACCCGTCTGGGCCTGGTGCAAATCCCGTTAGCGATCCTGCTGTTGCTGGTGCTGCTGGGCTTTATCCGTACCATGATGAAACGTCTGTCCGGCCTGAATGACAACATTCTGGCGCTGTCGACCGGCGGTGCGGATTTGACGCAGCGTCTGCCAAACAGCAGTAGCCCGGAATTCAATGCGGTTGCCCAGAGCTTCAACAACTTTATTGAATACCTGCAGGGGCTGATCCGGCAGGTGGGTGAGAGCGCGATGGCGATCACTTCGGCGTCGAAAGAGATTGCCAGCGGCAACCTCGATCTGTCCGCCAGGACCGAAGAGCAGTCCAGCTCGATCGTGCAGACGGCGGCTTCGATGGAAGAGTTAACCGGCACCGTGCGTCAGAACGCCGATAACGCCACCCATGCTAACCAGCTGGCGGGCGATGCGTCTCGCGTTGCCGCGCGCGGTTCCAACGTGGTGAAACAGGTGGTGGTCACCATGGGCGAGATCAACACCTCTTCCCGTAAGGTGGTCGATATCATCAGCGTGATCGACAGCATCGCTTTCCAGACCAACATTCTGGCACTGAACGCGGCGGTCGAAGCGGCGCGTGCCGGTGAGCAGGGCCGTGGATTTGCGGTGGTCGCCTCCGAAGTGCGTAATCTGGCCCAGCGTTCAGCGAACTCTGCCCGTGAGATTAAGAAACTGATTGAAGAATCGGTGGCGAATATCGATCAGGGAAGTCAGCTGGTGCAGGAAGCCGGCAGCACCATGGATGAGCTGATGAACGGTGTCAGCAGCGTCACCACCTTAATGTCAGAAATCATGTCTGCCAGCCGCGAGCAGAGTATGGGTATTGACCAGGTGAACACCGCCATCACCCAACTGGACAGCACTACCCAGCAGAACGCCTCGCTGGTTGAGCAGGTTTCCGCCGCCGCCCAGGCGATGGAAGAGCAAAGCGTTCAGCTGGAATTAGTGGTCAGCAGCTTCAAGTTATAATCCTCCGTCCCGCCGCCAACAGGGCAGCTTTATGCTGCCCTGTCATAATTTCGCACGATTTCATGCAGCCGAAACGCCCTAAGCTGTGCCACAATGTGTGAGATTAGTCCTAAGGAGGGCGCATGTCTGCAATCGAAGTTATCCTGGTTGATCGTCACGATCGTCCCATCGGCAGGATGGAAAAGCTGGAGGTTCATCAGAAAGGTTTACTGCATCGCGCGGTAACCGTTTACGTGTTCAACTCCCGCCACCAACTGTTGCTGCAGCAGCGCGCCACGGGTAAATATCATTGCGGTGGCTTGTGGAGTAACACCACCTGCGGTCACCCGTTCCCCCAGGAATCAACGCAACATGCCGCAGAGCGCCGTCTGCGTGAAGAGATGGGCATGCGTCTGTCGCTGGATCCGGCGTTCGAGCTAAGCTACAACCTGCCGATGGGCAACGGCTTAACCGAACACGAATACGGCCACGTCTTTTTTGCCTTTAGCGATGAGCCGCCGCAGCCCAACCCGGAAGAAGCGGGAGGCTGGCGCTATGCTTCACTGAATGAAATCGAGCAGGAGATGCAACGTTACCCGGAACGCTTTACGCCGTGGTTCCTGCACACCTTTGCCCGCATTCCCCCGGCGTTTAAGCAGTTCACCGCGCAACAGCTTGCGGGCTGAACCTCAGCCCGCATCGGCAGTTATCCTCGCGCTTACTGCGCAAAATCCTCCGCATCCACATCGTAACCTGACGGTTCCCAGCGAATCGCCAGCAGGGCGATCAGCCCGGCCAACGGCGCCAGCGCAATAATCCAGAACACATTGGTACTGAATGCCGCCGACAGCAGCGGGAACAGGAACAGCGAGGCGGTAGAGCTGGCGCGCATCAGGGTCTGATTGAAGCCGACGCCCACGCCGCGTAACGAGGTGGGATAGCTGAGCGAGGCAAAGGTCATGGTATGGGAACCCGGACCAAATCCCTGACCCAACAGGAACAGCGCCAGCATGCCGATCGACACCGCCGCTTCCGCACCGTCGGCGGGACGGCCAACCAGCGCAAGGCCAATCAATGCGGCAAAC carries:
- the bglX gene encoding beta-glucosidase BglX, producing MKWICSVSLAAALTLQPAFAEDLFGPHPLTPEARDAFVTNLLKKMTLDEKIGQLRLISVGPDNPKEAIREMIKHEQVGAIFNTVTRDNIRAMQDQVMQLSRLKIPLFFAYDVVHGQRTVFPIPLGLAATWDLDAVANVGRVSAYEAADDGLNMTWAPMVDVTREPRWGRVSEGFGEDTYLTSAMGRTLVESMQGKSPADRYSVMTSVKHFAGYGAVEGGRDYNTVDMSPQRLAQDYLPPYKAALDAGSGGVMVALNSLNGVPATADSWLLKDLLRDQWHFKGITISDHGAIKELMKHGVASDPQDAVRIAIQSGVNMSMSDEYYSKYLPGLVKNGAVSEKEIDDAVRHVLNVKYDMGLFNDPYSHLGPKESDPVDTNAESRLHRADARDVARKSIVLLKNRLETLPLKKSGTVALIGPLADSQRDIMGSWSAAGKANQSVSVLQGVKNALGDKATVLYAKGANITDNKAIQDFLNQYEKGSVIVDPRTPKQMLDEAVATAKKADVIVAVVGESQGMAHEASSRSDITIPPSQLTLIDALKATGKPLVLVMMNGRPLAMVKENMQADALLESWFSGTEGGNAIADVLFGDYNPSGKLPMSFPRSVGQIPIYYNHLNTGRPYDFTRPNKYTSHYYDAANGPLFPFGYGLSYTTFTLSPVKMSAATMPRNGTVNASVTVTNTGDRDGATVVQMYLHDEMASISRPVKELKGFKRIMLKAGESQTVTFPIDVNALKFWNAKMQQVAEPGKFNVMIGLDSARTTDAEFTYL
- a CDS encoding oxygenase MpaB family protein, with the translated sequence MPSFRDRIQQQVFRLNGLAMNEFDLSTPAGDPGLYGPDSVIWRVHGDFSSMLCGGISALLMQMLHPLALAGVWDHSTFRSDMMGRLRRTSQFIAVTTFGNTVDAQTLIERVRRIHLQVTGVDAQGVEYAASDPRLLTWVHVAETSRFLASHVRYKNPQLSLAEQDRYYAEAAVVAEALGAEQVPKSVEDVEAYLLAMQPQLRCDERTREVLSILMNAPAPSWQARPAMKAMLMAGIELLPEWAQQQFGFRFSPLRRRLIRLRINLLAKALRWSIRRGAYQRAMQRMGREV
- the idi gene encoding isopentenyl-diphosphate Delta-isomerase is translated as MSAIEVILVDRHDRPIGRMEKLEVHQKGLLHRAVTVYVFNSRHQLLLQQRATGKYHCGGLWSNTTCGHPFPQESTQHAAERRLREEMGMRLSLDPAFELSYNLPMGNGLTEHEYGHVFFAFSDEPPQPNPEEAGGWRYASLNEIEQEMQRYPERFTPWFLHTFARIPPAFKQFTAQQLAG
- a CDS encoding suppressor of fused domain protein; this encodes MTQSYRIAEVHNQQQTLIARVEQDERTAYFYLWPAEGFRSQFAVRGCWLRNLLPAPASEDLASMEQGIPPLLSAEYCRTLQAEPMLDPAGLQIIWEPADDGAALWYQGQLLAVIPGWSLYQNKQVSFSAGCIKENRLTAPLGSASTNDYYAQAEKHRHFWRDWHDGHLWDPMQREMIACYEAQYGESLKYYSIDQGNWPPMAISQHYHQGSWYFLTLGMSIRPMPWVDFLFEDLAGQHRRVELAMAIDAEVMTEENAVQMASALASFAHFPWARLSWLGEGHTLESSVAPVGFEGFLISGELSGEAGQFKLPKRDGEKVNLLWTTPVTTAERELAEAEESGGNQLVERLRQEGCNHVFRPRPQVVDSQN
- a CDS encoding methyl-accepting chemotaxis protein, giving the protein MLKTTQARFTLLIVGFFALLLLITVVVIKMFVAPQLTTNESRLVRYEVETIGARITEMMNRIQAQQRSITESAAVLDSAAIDTVLPALVNQYQDVNVFGGGIWPLPKMRDAAKDKFSTFFARDSSNTLQVNTFWNSAEAPNYYEQSWYKDGLAAAKGQCAWAKAYQDAASPQPRTNCAMGIYRNGAAWGVATIDVTLGFFNHLAKEMGDAVQGQVLIVEADGKVVGDASLIDSTPKLRNLSELTTPMAASLRTALTSAGSEASQSTYDGEDGNHTLFVQQISGSPWFIASDVPTALLSKQTNSILTRLGLVQIPLAILLLLVLLGFIRTMMKRLSGLNDNILALSTGGADLTQRLPNSSSPEFNAVAQSFNNFIEYLQGLIRQVGESAMAITSASKEIASGNLDLSARTEEQSSSIVQTAASMEELTGTVRQNADNATHANQLAGDASRVAARGSNVVKQVVVTMGEINTSSRKVVDIISVIDSIAFQTNILALNAAVEAARAGEQGRGFAVVASEVRNLAQRSANSAREIKKLIEESVANIDQGSQLVQEAGSTMDELMNGVSSVTTLMSEIMSASREQSMGIDQVNTAITQLDSTTQQNASLVEQVSAAAQAMEEQSVQLELVVSSFKL